The Liquorilactobacillus nagelii DSM 13675 DNA window CGGGAGAAACAGTAATTGATTTTGGACAAAATATTGCTGGCTTCGTGAATTTCAAAATTCAAGGAAAAACAGGTCAAAAAATAACATTGCGACATGCGGAAGCGTTAGATCAAGATGGTAATTTTTATACTGGAAATCTGAGTTTTGCTAAAGCAGAGGATACTTATATTTGTGATGGGAGTAAACAAGAATTTCATCCAAACTTTACGTATCATGGATTCAGATATATATCTTTAATAGGTTTTGAAGCTGATCAAATCGAGTTAGTGAATTTTACTGCATGGGCATTGTCTAGTGAATTAGCTAAGACTGGTTTATTTACAACTTCAAATAAATTAATTAATCAACTACAAAACAATATTGTATGGGGCCAATTGGATAATTTTGTGGATATTCCTACAGATTGTCCGCAACGGTCTGAGAGATTAGGTTGGACAGGAGATGTGAGTGCCTTTTGTCATACAGCTGTTTTTAATCGTAAAGCAGATAGTTTTTTCAAAAAATGGTTACGTGATTTGGCTAGCGAGCAAAGTGTAAAGCATGGAGTACCTCAAGTTGTTCCCGATATTGTTAATCAAGAAGGAACGGCTTTTTGGGGGGATGTTGCAACAATTCTTCCTTGGCGCCTTTATCAGACATATGGTAATCTAACCCAATTACGGGAAAATTATCCAATTATGCAACAATGGATTGAGTATATACAGAAACATACCAATGAAAAAGGACTTTGGCAAAGTGGCTATCAGTATGGTGATTGGTTGGCACTGGATGCTGAGCTACAAGGCCTGACTGATGAACGTGTTGGTGCAACTGATCGTTATTTAATTGCTAATATATTCTATGCTAATTCACTTAATTTAACTGCCAAGGCAGCTAATGAACTAGGGGAAGCTGAAGCAGCCGCCGCTTATCATGCGCGCTATCAAGACTTAATGACGGCCATACGTCAAGAGTACGTTACAGCGAATGGACGTTTGGTTAGCGAGACGCAAACAGCATGTGTTTTAGCGCTACATTTTAATTTAGTTCCAGAAAAAAATCGATCGCAGGTACTAGAAAGATTGATTAACAATTTAGCAGAACATAAAAATCATTTGACGACAGGTTTTGTTGGGACACCATTTGTTTGTCACGTGCTATCTGAAAATGGTGCACACGATTTAGCGCGTAAAATTTTACTAGCTGAGGATTGTCCGTCATGGTTATATGAAATCAGTATGGGAGCAACCACAATTTGGGAACGTTGGGATTCGATTTTACCTGATGGCAGTTTTAATCCTAAGAATATGAATAGTTTAAATCATTATGCGTACGGGTCAATTGGAGATTGGATGTATCGTGAAATTGGTGGTTTGAAGGAATTAGCTCCGGGTTATCGGAAATTTATGTTAAGACCACGGTTAACTAAGGGATTTACAGATGTTAATTTGAAATTCGAATCTGTTTACGGTGCAATTATTTGCAACTGGGAATGTAAAAATCAGCAAATTAAAGTAGTAATTGAAATTCCAGCAAATACCACAGCAGAAGTTTGGTTGCCAGAAAAAGATGAAAAAATAGAATTAGGATCGGGAAAATATAGTTATCAATATGCAACACAAACAAAGCTGGAAATTCCTAAATATTCAATGGAAACGCCCCTCCACGTGGTGCTGGAAAATGATGCAGCACGTGAGTTTTTAAATCAAGCAGTTCCTGGAATGCTGGATAACCAAATGTTGCAATACGTTCAAAATGAACCGGTAAATACAGTTGCTTCGTATTCTGCAGAAGCAAGACCACTTTTTGAAAAAGTTATTGAGGTTATGAACCAAGATTTTCAAGCTCACAATAATTAAACTTAAAAACTTCAGCAATAAAGCTATGATAAAGTTTAAGAGAAAGGGGGGAGCAAAATTGAAGGAGCTACTGATTGATACTGCCAAAGAAGCTCATGATGTTAGTCAAAAATTATATGGAATTTTTATTGAAGATATAAATTTTGCATGTGATGGCGGATTAAATGCTAATAAAATAAATAATTATAGCTTTGATGGCTATTATTTTGATCGACAGACAAAAAAAGGAATTACAGATTACTTAAGATACTGGAATTTAAGTACCGGTAAAATAACTAGCGAAAGCAGTTCACCATTGAATAAGAATAGCAGGTATGCGCGAATTAATGTTTCAAACAGTGCTACTTTGGAGAACCTAGGCTATAACGGTGGTAAAAAATGGTCAGCTTATGGTGCTTATGCAATTGACGTCAATAAAACTTATCAATTTTCTGGTTATTTTCGCAGTAAGAATTTTCAAGGAGATGTATTTGTTGAAATAGTTGATCAAAAGGGGAAGGCATTAACAACTAGGCAAAAATTGCTGCCATTTAAAGAAAACTGGCAGTTTCAAAAAATTGAATTAAATGGAATTGGTAGACAATACGGAAAATTGAAAATTTATTTTATTGGTAATGGTGTACTAGATTTAGATTGTTTGTCTTTTTTTGATTTGGATTATTGGAATAATCAAGATCCTAAATGGCGTTACGGTCGATTACGCAAAGACTTAGTTATGGCTTTGCAGGCATTAAAGCCGAAATTTGTACGTTTCCCCGGTGGATGCATTGTTGAAGGTAATGCACAGGGAAATGAATATAATTGGAAAAACACAGTAGGCCCACTTTATTCACGCAAAGCAGATTATAGTCTGTGGGGCGAAAAGATACCAGATGGTGGTTATAATCAATCCTTCCAAATTGGTTTTTATGAATATTTTTGTCTTTGTGAGGATTTAAAGGCTCAGCCGTTACCTACATTATATGCAGGTCTTAATTGTCAATTGCGTAGCAAAAATAGCTTAGCAATCGACAGCAATGAATTCAAAGAAAATGTAATTCAAAATTATTTGGATTTAATTGAATTTGCTAATGGAAATCCTGAGCTTAATAAATGGGCGGCTTTAAGGGCCAGAATGGGGCATCCAGCTGCATTTGGACTAAAAATGATTGGGATTGGGAACGAAAACTATGGCAAGGACTATCTAGAGAAGTTTGAGAGGATAAAGCAGGCAATTCAATTACATTACCCACAAATGGTTTGTATACTATCGGCTGGCTTTTTGCCTTTTAAGCATACAATGCGACCAGCTTGGAAATTAGCACGTAACAAATATCCAGATTTGATTGTTGATGAACATAGTTATCATTCACCGGGTTGGTTTCAAAGACAAGCACACCGTTTTGATAAATATCAACGAAATAGTGCTAAGGCTTATTTTGGAGAATATGCAGCAAATGGATTAATGGCTGGAAGAAAGCAGACACCACAGCGAGCTAATACATTTTGGTCTGCTTTATCGGAAGCTGCTTTTTTGACAGGAATTGAACGTAACAGCGATGTAGTTGAAATGGCATCCTATGCTCCATTGTTCAATCTCGTAAGTAGTGAACAATGGAATCATAATTTGATTGATTTTAATCCGCAATGTTATTGCCCTACAGCCAATTATTTAGTTCAAAAACTATTTTCAAATAATTTAGGAACTAAAACTGTTATTACAAAGGGGAAAGTTCCACTTAAGATTTACTATTCAGTAACGAGAGATGACAAAAAACTATTTATTAAATTGGTAAATTGTTCTTGTATTTCAAAAAAAATTAAATTAGTTATCAAAAATATAGGTGATACAAAAATTAAACAAGAATTTTTAGGTGACACTGTCAGACAAGCAAAAAATGGATTGAATTTCTTTGGTCAAGCAAATGAAAATTTGCGGA harbors:
- a CDS encoding alpha-L-rhamnosidase; translated protein: MEIIEILVDSLIKPIGIDTQQPTFSWKLASEQQNTVQTAFELKVFSDKTLIWDSKKEVSSQSTFNVYQGPKLQAQTKYLVEVTVWDNHHQQAQAETEFETGLFGGDHFKADWISTSKESRITGCPVFFTNFSIKEELVRARLYVSSLGIYQAEINQQKVGDAYFTPGWTNYNQRIQYQTYDVTEQLKTNNILAITVANGWYKGTLGFMPQAERYGKKVAVIAQVKLDYEDGTSQIIATDETDWQVTEGALRMAEFYNGENYDSTYSKAVVEPVKVIDKDKSLLVAQEDEFVKVIKHFSAKKLIQTPAGETVIDFGQNIAGFVNFKIQGKTGQKITLRHAEALDQDGNFYTGNLSFAKAEDTYICDGSKQEFHPNFTYHGFRYISLIGFEADQIELVNFTAWALSSELAKTGLFTTSNKLINQLQNNIVWGQLDNFVDIPTDCPQRSERLGWTGDVSAFCHTAVFNRKADSFFKKWLRDLASEQSVKHGVPQVVPDIVNQEGTAFWGDVATILPWRLYQTYGNLTQLRENYPIMQQWIEYIQKHTNEKGLWQSGYQYGDWLALDAELQGLTDERVGATDRYLIANIFYANSLNLTAKAANELGEAEAAAAYHARYQDLMTAIRQEYVTANGRLVSETQTACVLALHFNLVPEKNRSQVLERLINNLAEHKNHLTTGFVGTPFVCHVLSENGAHDLARKILLAEDCPSWLYEISMGATTIWERWDSILPDGSFNPKNMNSLNHYAYGSIGDWMYREIGGLKELAPGYRKFMLRPRLTKGFTDVNLKFESVYGAIICNWECKNQQIKVVIEIPANTTAEVWLPEKDEKIELGSGKYSYQYATQTKLEIPKYSMETPLHVVLENDAAREFLNQAVPGMLDNQMLQYVQNEPVNTVASYSAEARPLFEKVIEVMNQDFQAHNN
- a CDS encoding alpha-L-arabinofuranosidase C-terminal domain-containing protein; translation: MKELLIDTAKEAHDVSQKLYGIFIEDINFACDGGLNANKINNYSFDGYYFDRQTKKGITDYLRYWNLSTGKITSESSSPLNKNSRYARINVSNSATLENLGYNGGKKWSAYGAYAIDVNKTYQFSGYFRSKNFQGDVFVEIVDQKGKALTTRQKLLPFKENWQFQKIELNGIGRQYGKLKIYFIGNGVLDLDCLSFFDLDYWNNQDPKWRYGRLRKDLVMALQALKPKFVRFPGGCIVEGNAQGNEYNWKNTVGPLYSRKADYSLWGEKIPDGGYNQSFQIGFYEYFCLCEDLKAQPLPTLYAGLNCQLRSKNSLAIDSNEFKENVIQNYLDLIEFANGNPELNKWAALRARMGHPAAFGLKMIGIGNENYGKDYLEKFERIKQAIQLHYPQMVCILSAGFLPFKHTMRPAWKLARNKYPDLIVDEHSYHSPGWFQRQAHRFDKYQRNSAKAYFGEYAANGLMAGRKQTPQRANTFWSALSEAAFLTGIERNSDVVEMASYAPLFNLVSSEQWNHNLIDFNPQCYCPTANYLVQKLFSNNLGTKTVITKGKVPLKIYYSVTRDDKKLFIKLVNCSCISKKIKLVIKNIGDTKIKQEFLGDTVRQAKNGLNFFGQANENLRIRRKEIPITDGNLVIILPASSLQVLTVKLN